A window of Pyrus communis chromosome 3, drPyrComm1.1, whole genome shotgun sequence genomic DNA:
CCCATATTCAGccatcaaattgaataaatcaaatgaaaacaacGACCAACATTAAACATGGTACGTGAAAGTTTAAAAAtgtgtgtttatcatttcccTTCATTTATAGAATAACCCAACTCAATAAACAAACCTTCCTCCCCCCTAAAAGCCAATAAATCAGACCTTGTCCCACCATCCTACTCCACCATGTTTTTTGGTTCAGCCACGACTTTCTCTGCTGGCCAAAGACGTCAAGCTCAAAGATCTAACAACAATCAACACACTTGGCTTCTATCACCGTCCTTTTAATCTCTAACTCACGGTAGCGAATGAATGACTTTGGACGGAGAATTTGAAGttataaagttataaacaaACTCCAGAATCCACAGTAGAACAAGGAAAAGACGAAGGTGAaacagaggaagagagagaatgggTGAATGAGTGAACGAGAAGTTTCACTACTTTCTATTGTTAGTTTTGTACAACATGCAGTGGTATACATCCTAAGTAGAGCTCGATATGATCTTGCCAATGAATAATTACAGATTTCACCATTCAAGTCATagatacaattttcttttactttaaATATAAGGAGACCACTAAttgcaaaaaaattataaattcgCTTACTACGGCAGCAGGAGAGTGGATACCAAGAAACGGAACAATGTCTACTTGCAGAAAATTCTCTACTGCTGAACCCACCACGGCACCAGCAACAAGCCCCCCTACTGTTATGATAGTCGCCTTCCCTACAAAGATGAACGGAAAATTACTCTGAAGCTTAATGCCTAATATCAGATTTAGAAAAACAAACCAAGAATCTATGGAACCTGAACTGCATTAAATAAATGCACCTGTCCACATAGCAGATGCGGAAAATTTCAGGTTAGACATACCTTTTTATTAACCAATCAATACTTGTCAACCATTTTCTTATATAGTGGTTAAGGACAAATGGATAAAACTGTTATTAAAGGTGGAGGTAGATAACCAACCTAACTAAACAAAATCATGACTCTCATTCATGATTGACAAAATTATGCTAAACGGTAAGACAAAAAAACGAACAGAGGATTTATGATGTAGAAATTAATACCTTACGAACATCTAATAAGCGACAATAAAGAAATGTTTGTACATAAGAAAACTCCATACCTAACTTAATATTCTTTTTGGTCATGAAGTACAAGGAAGCTCCAAAGCTACCAGCCAGGATCAGTCCAGGAACATCAGCCCCTCCATACGGCCCCAAAGAAGAACCGGAAGCTCCATTGACATAAGTTAAGGCCATCAAAGCTCCATAAATACCAACTTGTACGCCCAGATCACTCGTTGAGGGCGTTTCCACTGCAATGGGTGGATTCTTCACAGTAGCCTGCAGCCACTGAGGTACTGATCCAATCCCAGAAGCACTCACTGGCTTTACATCAGCATAACGAACACTGCTATTCACAACTTTCCCCGCCCGTCGCTGAGTTAAGCTTCTCATAAGCAACATGTCGTATGCCGCCTCAACCTAAACTAATAATCATTAGTGATAAGGAAATCATAATCATGATATTACAAAATTCCAAACCAAAAGTAGAAACCACCATAATAAATTCTTGTGAATCTACAAACCCATCATCcaaaattacccaaaaaaaaaaaaaaaacccctatcATTGGTAGCTTGCAAGAAATAAGTTGAGTCTT
This region includes:
- the LOC137729849 gene encoding protein CHAPERONE-LIKE PROTEIN OF POR1, chloroplastic-like; the encoded protein is MAVTLSVRPHRLSAGSSFPQPVRLPGPNGIRKPPMQFVPWRGSIVPSRRTLTWAATAGSRADDNAPFEMSVENALKLLGVSDGASFDEILRAKNSIVAACKDDQEAIAQVEAAYDMLLMRSLTQRRAGKVVNSSVRYADVKPVSASGIGSVPQWLQATVKNPPIAVETPSTSDLGVQVGIYGALMALTYVNGASGSSLGPYGGADVPGLILAGSFGASLYFMTKKNIKLGKATIITVGGLVAGAVVGSAVENFLQVDIVPFLGIHSPAAVVSEFIIFLQLVVSLYLK